In Parageobacillus sp. KH3-4, the genomic window TTGCGCAGGCGTTCTCGGAGCCATTTTTCTGGCGCTTTCCGATATTCTCAGCAGGTTCTTAAACTATCCGTTTGAGACACCGATCGGGGTCGTCACTTCCTTGATTGGGGTGCCTTTCTTCCTCTATTTAATTTACAAGAGAGGGGGAGGGAAACATGCTTAAAAATTCGGCGGGACGCTATTGGGCAGTGCTGCTCATAAATGTCGGGATTGTGCTAGTTGCAATTTATATCAGTCTGACGAATGGCGTATTTGACATGACGGTCATAGACGTGCTGAAGACCCTATTGCGAATCGATCCCGTTCCGGATCATGATCTGGTCATTTTCGACTTTCGGTTGCCTCGCATTGTGGTTGCCGCACTCGTCGGGTTCGGTCTCGGCGTTGCGGGAGCCGCGATACAGGGGATAAGCAGAAACGGGCTTGCTGATCCTGGGATTTTGGGCATTAATGCGGGAGCGGGAGCCGCGATTGTCATTTTTATGTTTTTCTTTGAGGGACGAATAACGGGAAGTGGATGGCTGCCCATTTTGGCGATGCCGTTGTTTGGATGGATTGGTGGATTGGGAACTGCTGTTCTGATTTACTTTTTTGCTAGGCGGAACGGGAGGTTGGATCCCCAGGGTCTGATCTTGGTCGGGATCGCAGCAGGTTCCGGGCTCGGGGCCTTGTCTTTATACTTATCCCTAAAAATGAATCCGCAAGACTTCGAGATGGCGACGGTATGGCTTACAGGAAGCATTTGGAACGCCAATTGGCAATATATCGCTTCGATGTTGCCGTGGCTTGTCATTTTAGTTCCTATTATCATCAGAAAATCGTATATTCTTGACTTGCTTCAATTGGGGGAAGACAGTGCGAAAGGCTTAGGAGTTTCCACGGAAAAAGAAAAAAATGTACTGCTCTTAAGCAGCATCGGCATCGTGAGCGCGTGTGTATCCGTGTCTGGAAATATTGGGTTTGTCGGTTTGATTGCCCCCCACATTGCCAAACGTTTAGTTGGCATTCATCATTATCGAGCCATTCCCGTATGCGGAACTATCGGTATGCTTTTAGTCATCATTTCCGATTTTATTGCCAAAACCGTCTTTTCCCCGGTCGAACTGCCTGTCGGGGTTGTCGTTTCCATTATTGGTATCCCTTATTTCGTGTATTTGTTGTTTAAAACAAGAGTGTAGGAAGAAAGTGCCTTATTCATAAGGTGAAATGGAGGATGGTTATGGAACTTAGCCAATTGTTGCGAGAACGTCGCTCGATTCATGTTTTCCAAGATCGTCCCGTATCTCCCGAACTTGTGATGGAACTACTGGAAACCGCCATTTGGGTACCCAATCATCGTCTGACTCAACCGTGGCGTTTCATTCTCACATATGGTGAAGGACGCAGGAAGATCGCCGAAGCTGTACGGAAAATCAAAGAGAGCAAGGAACCCGACCCGGGAAAAAAGAAAGAAGTTGGGCAAAAATTTTATAACAAAATCATGTCCATTCCGATGATTTTGACTGTTCTGATGAAGGAAGACCCCAATCTGATTGTCAGGGAAGAAGATTATGCGTCGACTAGTTGCGTTATCCACAACTTTAGTTTATTAGCATGGGAAAGGGGAATCGGAATGGTGTGGGAGACATACGGATGGTTACATGAATCCATCTTTCGGGAAACAATGGGAATTCAGCCTGGGGAAAAGGTGGTAGGTAATCTTCACATCGGATATCCTGCTAAAATTCCATCTGCACAACCAAGAATTCCTGCCGCTCATTTGATCACTGTCTTCGATCAAGCCTGATGATTGGATCTAAGGAGAGCGATATGAACGGCACATTAGTTATGGAGTCCTTTGAAGGAAGGGAACTCTCATCTATCTCCCTCCCTCCTATGAAACAAGTAGAGCGAAATTCCCGGTTGTTTATGTTCAGGATGGTGGATACTTATTCGATCCTCGCCAGAACCATTCCTTGGTGCGATTGGAACGCATGTTTGCTCACGGTGAACTTGGAGAGCTTTTACTGGTTGGCATTGAGCCGAAAAATCGATTGGATGAATATACGCCGTGGTATGCTAAAGCTTTATCCGATAAATATGCCGATTTTGGCGGGCAGGGCTTCCGCTATCTTTCGTTTCTTGTGGAAGAATTAAAACCTTATATTGATAGAGAATACAAGACGGACAGTCGCCGGCAACAAACGGGAATGATCGGAGCGTCGCTCGGAGGACTGATTTCCATTTATGCTGCTTATTTGTA contains:
- a CDS encoding iron ABC transporter permease, producing MLKNSAGRYWAVLLINVGIVLVAIYISLTNGVFDMTVIDVLKTLLRIDPVPDHDLVIFDFRLPRIVVAALVGFGLGVAGAAIQGISRNGLADPGILGINAGAGAAIVIFMFFFEGRITGSGWLPILAMPLFGWIGGLGTAVLIYFFARRNGRLDPQGLILVGIAAGSGLGALSLYLSLKMNPQDFEMATVWLTGSIWNANWQYIASMLPWLVILVPIIIRKSYILDLLQLGEDSAKGLGVSTEKEKNVLLLSSIGIVSACVSVSGNIGFVGLIAPHIAKRLVGIHHYRAIPVCGTIGMLLVIISDFIAKTVFSPVELPVGVVVSIIGIPYFVYLLFKTRV
- a CDS encoding nitroreductase; amino-acid sequence: MELSQLLRERRSIHVFQDRPVSPELVMELLETAIWVPNHRLTQPWRFILTYGEGRRKIAEAVRKIKESKEPDPGKKKEVGQKFYNKIMSIPMILTVLMKEDPNLIVREEDYASTSCVIHNFSLLAWERGIGMVWETYGWLHESIFRETMGIQPGEKVVGNLHIGYPAKIPSAQPRIPAAHLITVFDQA
- a CDS encoding alpha/beta hydrolase-fold protein is translated as MYLPPSYETSRAKFPVVYVQDGGYLFDPRQNHSLVRLERMFAHGELGELLLVGIEPKNRLDEYTPWYAKALSDKYADFGGQGFRYLSFLVEELKPYIDREYKTDSRRQQTGMIGASLGGLISIYAAYLYPNVFGKIGSISGSFWYEGFIDFMQSKNVDPGLKIYMDVGSVEGIEKQSIQKEMVLKTKEAYTILLNNGLTRERLQFVLEEGAPHDRIFFSKRFPEAVKWLYSNETES